The Nitrospinota bacterium genome contains the following window.
CAACTCTCAAAACCCACGAATCACAGGTAAACAAGACCAATATAGAGGGACTAAATATTATAGAGATTGCTACATCCACCGCAACTTTTAGAGGGGTTCAGGCAAGGGTAAAATATGCTGAGGGCTTTAATTCCCTCCGTTTATTTATTAATATTTAAAGATCTTTATTTATGAAAGAATCTATTATTCCTCACTCAAGACCAACTCTCTCAGAAACAGATATTCAAGTTGTCTCGCAAGTATTGAAATCAGGAAATATTGCTCAGGGAGAGCATGTTGGTAATTTTGAAAAGAGTCTCTCTACGTTTATCGGACATAAGGGAGGCGTGGCTACAAATTCTGGAAGCTCTGCCTTGCATCTGGCCTTACTGGCTCTTAAGATATCAAAAGGCGATGAAGTGGCCCTTCCAAGTTTCGTATGCACCGCACCTCTAAATGCTATTAAATATGTAGGCGCAATGCCTCTTTTGATTGATATAAACCACGAAACAATGAATATGGATTTTGCTAATCTCAAAAGAAAAATAAACCCTGAAACCAAGGCAATCATCCTTCCCCATATGTTCGGGCTGCCTGCAGATCTTGATGAAATCATGGAATTTGACACACCTCTCATAGAAGACTGCGCCCATTCCTTAGGGGCCAAATACGTTGATGAAAGGGTCGGCAGTTTCGGCATCTTATCCATATTCTCATTCTATGCCACAAAGATGATATCGACAGGAGAGGGAGGAATGATAACCTCCGCGTCTTTAGACTTAGTAGAAAATATCAAAGACCTCAGAGAATATGATAAGAAGGAAGAGTGGAAGGTTCGTTATAACTACAAAATGACAGATTTTCAAGCAGCCATGGGTTTAAGCCAAATTTCCAAACTCCCGGAGTTTGTTCAAAAGAGAAGAGCAATAGCGAAACTCTACAACCAAGAATTTAAAGACCTTCCTATTGAGACGCCTAAAGAATATGACGACCGAAGTCATGTCTTTTACAGATATATCATTAAGGTGGATAAAAATCTTCTGGGAATAAGAAAAAGATTAATGGATGAGGGTATTATATGCGAAAGACCTGTTTACAAGCCACTGCACCAATATCTCGATAATACAGAATGTCTCAGCGCACAAAGGACATGGAACAGAAGTCTCTCCATACCAATCTATCCTTCTCTAACAGATAATGAAATTGAAAGAATCATTTCTTCGGTTAAGAAGATATTTTTATGAACCTGAAAACAACCCTTGGAAAGATTTTTTATATCTTAGTCCTGTTGGCTCTTCTCTTTCTGATTTCACCCATTGGAAAGGAACTCTGTTGCCGAACAGGGGTTAGGTGGTTATATATCGTTCTTGTTTCTTTCTCCCTCTCTTATTTTCTCGTTCCCATCATAAGTTATATAGCCTTAAAAAAACAAATCCTAGATTATCCTGATCAAAGAAAAGTTCATAACGCCCCCACACCTCTCCTTGGAGGAATTGCAGTATACGTGGCGTTCTTTTTTGCAATATTTTCCAACTTTATATTCTCTGCGGAGGTCAAAGGAATAATCATAGCTGGAACCATTATACTGATAATAGGGACTTTAGATGATATCAATAGAGGAGGGATTTCTGCAAAAATAAAGCTCGCCGTACAACTACTGGCTGTATTTGTTGTTATAAAATCGGGTGTCTCTCTGATTTTATTTCATGAGACTTCTCTTTTGGGAAAAATGGGAAATATATTTTTGACAATCTTTTGGATTGTGGGGCTTACCAATGCCATGAATTTCTTTGATGGGATGGATGGCCTGGCTACTGGCTTAAGTGCTATTATCGCCTCTTTCTTGGGTATTGTGGCCTTTCAGACAAATCAACCCTTTTTTGGGTGGCTCGCAGGGGGAATTTTTGGAGCATGTCTTGGATTTTTGCCATATAATTTTAAACTCAAAAAACCAGCAAGTATATTTTTAGGAGACTCAGGCAGCACCTTTTTAGGCTTTACCTTAGCATGCCTTGCTATACTTGGAGAATGGTCTGATCTTAACCCTATTGTATCTTTGACTGCTCCTCTCCTTATATTTGGAGTCCTGATTTTTGATATGAGTTATATAACAGTTACGAGACTGCTCACAAATAAAATAAAAAACTTCAATGACTTTATCGAATATGTAGGAAAAGACCATCTCCACCACAGGCTGGAGGCCCTTTTTAGGAGCAAGAACAAAACCGTTATATCGATATATTTTCTAAGCATTGCCTTAGGACTCACAGCCATTGTTCTTCGGTATGCCAGAACTGTCGATGCATTTATCCTCATCCTCCAGGCGATCATTATCCTCTTTATCGTAACAATACTGGAGCGAAGAGGAAATGAATTGGAGCGAAGGGCAAACAGAAGGGGATAAATATAAGGATTCTTTTCAAAAACCGCTAACCCCTTCTCTTTCAGACTATTAATCTCCTATTCCTTTCAATCATCATATCCTCTCCATACCTTTTTCCTGCCCATAAAAAAATATCGCATATCATAAATCATATTTTTACACCACTTCACCCCGTCTCAAACAATCCCACATCATCCATAACTTTCCATAATTCAGTGTATTAAATAGGAGTTATTTTTGTCTTTAGTGCCTTTATTCTTTTAATTTTTAGTTAAAGATAACTTAAAAATTTCCGATAAAATATAAATGGTATAGTAAAAAAATCTTTCAGATCTATAATATCTTTGGATAAAGAATAACCATTTATGAACGATATGAAAAGACATCTCAAGGTTGATAACGAGCTTATCATTGTATTCTTATTAGTAGTCATCATCGGATTAATCTACTTCCTCGTACCTCATCAGAAGGTATTCCTTAATTTCTTCTATATCCCCGTTCTTTTAGGGTCATATCTCTTCGGAAAGAAACACGGAACATACTCTGCTTTTTTATCTGTTCTTATGGTCTTTTCTATAGCCTATTTTATCCCAGAGACATTCACAGATAAAAACAATATCAGTATGAGTCTCTCTAAGTGGTTGGATATTACGACATGGGGTTGTTTTCTTATCATCGTTGGCTACTTAATGGGTGCCCTTTATGAAAAAAAGGAGAAATATAACAGAGAGATCAAAAAGACATATCAGGGAATTATCACCATGCTCTCACTTATCTTAGATTCTGTGGATCAATACACCCAGAACCACTCCATTCGTGTTGCGAAATATTCTGAAAAGATAGCAAAGGAGGCAGGGCTGTCGAACTCTGAGATTGAGGATATAAAAATCGCTTCCCTCCTTCATGACCTTGGGAAGATCGGTGTAAGCGCAGAGATTCTCCATAAGATAGGGAAGCTTTCAGACGAAGAGAAAAAAGAAATAACCGGCCACACAGGAAATGCAAAAGATATATTAGAGCCCATTGGCGGGCGAGTGTTAAGAATTCTTCCCCTCATCATCAACCACCATGAAAGACAGGATGGAAATGGCTATAATGGACTTTTAGGCGATTCTGTTCCCATGGGTGCCAAGATCATCGCTGTGGCAGATGTCTATGATGCCCTCACTGCTGATAGACCCTACAGAAAGGCCCTCTCACCCTTAGAGGTAAAGGAGGAGATTGTTAAAGGCTCGGGCACACACTTCGACCCAGAGGTTGTAAAGTATTTTGAGAATGTCTTCCCAACACTCGAGATAGAGGAGCCTGCCCTTACCTAAAAAATAATAGAAAATAAAATGATTAATACTTCTGAGTAAGAGCTAAAAGCCACGGCGCATCATTCTTAAGGGGATTATTTATTAAATCGCTGTTATAATTAATCTTTGAATCTCCACCTCCAGCAGTAAAAAACCGAGCTGGCTCGAATGCATCATCAGCATTTAAGGGTATGCCGTCCAAACCGTCGATATCAGCAACAATGATGGAACCATTAATCGTCCCAGTCCCAGCCCCATATCTGATAAAATTTCCGCGTCCCACCACTAAAATCACACCATTATAATTAAAGTCTCCTCGAAATGTCAGCGTGTCAGTCACAACCAATATCCCATGACCTGACTTGGAATTGACAGAGTTCGAATCAAAGCTTCCGTCGATAAAGACAACTGATGGGTTATCTTCTGTTCCAAGATTAAAACCAGGGTCACTGGTAGAGGTAAAATCTGCGTGGGCTTTCATAATCTCAAGAATATTGTGGAGGTTCTCGATGCTGTCAAGACCAGCTTGGCTAATGGCGCCAGGGTTCGCTGCGACAGAAGGGATGACCTGTCCCGCACCCTGAATCTGGTCACATCTCGGTTTACAACCATCAGCAACGCTCTGCTCTGCCTGTGCGTTAGACACAATAATAGCAGGAACACTCTCTCCCCCTGCAGTATCATTTCCGTTGATAAAGAATGAATTACTATTACCCGGCTCAAATTGCTGCACACCTGGCCCGAGTAAAACGATGGGAGCTGGAGAGGAAAAAGAGATTTCTGGTTTTTTAATAATCCCCTGAACAATTGATAGGGAACTTGATGGTCCATATCCAAAGGAGGTAATGGTTATCCGGTCATTGGTATCATTGACATTGGTAACCCCATCATCAGCATCATTGGTGAGATATACGGTATAGGAACTGCCTCCAATGGTCTGGCCCGAGTAAATAGGGATATCATCCCCAGGGAAGCTATTGATATCTTTGCTGTTGACCAGCTGATTGTCCCCGCCAGCAGCCTTGATTAGCTCTGTTTTAAAATCCAGACCGCGAAGGTATTCCCTTGCCCGCTCAATACCGGCCTCAGCAGCATAAAAGCTCTCTGTGTTGCTTCGATAATTTATTGTTATCATATTATCGATAAGGCTTGAAGTGACCCCCCATAAACCCAAGAGAGTCAAAGACGCCATTATCATCATTGAGGCAATAAGGGCAACCCCTCTTTTTTGCTTTAAAACCCTTAAAGTAAATTTCTTAGCAATGTTACAAAATGATCTCTTCATTTTTCTATATTTTTCTTTTTATTAAAATTCCTCTCGCCAGGATGAAACCATTAAGCCTGACGAAGGTCCTGTCCTTCCTAAGGACTCATCATAATGGATTCTGGCATTTGAGTTTAATGTTATTCTATTGGCAATCAAAGCACCGTGTATTTCTACATTGCTACTCACAGTAATATCAGAATTCCTTGCATAAAGAGTTCCAAAGTAACCGCCGTTGGATGATAATGAACAATTTGTAAGGCTATCTGTTCCAAAAATGTTCATCTTTGTCGGGTCTTTCGTATTACTATTAATCTTGGCATTGCTGCTCACAGATAAAGAATCTGAAACAAAAATGGTTACGCTTGTAACCCCAGAGCCGACATTCAATTGCGTGTTGCTATTCAGACTGAGAGTACCTGTTGATATGACCACCTCACCACTACCACCAATGGTTAACTGCGAGTTACTGCTAAGGGTTATGGATGAATAACTCCCGCTACCACTTATGATCTGTTGATCGTTACTGCTCAGTGATATCGAACCCATACTCGGAAGACCAGAAGGAGCACTCATCAAAGGTAGCTCTACCGGCTCATTAATCGCTGTTTTTTCTCCTGTAATCTCTGCATTGCTCGATAGGGATATAGCACTGCTAGGATCACCGCCCTCTCCTATAAAGGCATCTCCATATATCTTGGCATTGCTTGAGAGGGAAACTGCAGCTGGGCTTGTAGATGTCCCATTTGTGCCCACATCTCCTTTACTCCCTATATTGCTTCCACCATAAACACCCAGCTTTGAATCGTAGCTATCTGTCTTGGCATTTGAAGAGATGGTTATCCTCTCATCTGCAAATATCCCCATATTAAATATGTAGGCAGGTTTTATGCCGACCCCGATTGTCTTAACAGCATTGCTGTTATTAACCCTCCCTCTTGAGGCAAGGACAATCATCTTATCAGAGTCACTAAAGAGGTCACCATCCCCATCATCATTATCTTTAACCCGAACCTCATACGCTCCGCTCCCAAAGCTAATAGATGGACCTAAACTCAAGATGCCATCATCAGAGGTGTTTGGAACTCCATCGCTCCCAAGCAAAAGATCATCTAAGCTGGTTGTACTGGCCTTTAAGATATTGACCGCATGCTCGATCCCTGCTTCGGCATTATAGAATGCCTGGATATGATCGCGGTAATTGCTTGTTATTTGGTTATCGATGAGGCTTGAAGTAACCGCCCATAAACCCAAGATAGTTAGAGCTGCCATTATCATCATTGAGGCAATAAGGGCAACCCCTCTTTTTTGCTTTAAAACCCTTAAAGTAAATTTCTTAGCAATGTGATAAGAAGACCTCTTCATTGTTTAACCTCATTGAAATAAATCCAAAATTTTTTATAAAGAGGTAATCTATCTAAAACGAGAGTATTTTTCTTTAGTCGAATTTCTTTGAAATCACCGCTATTGTCGCTTCCTTGGCTTAGGCTGGCTGTTTGAGCTATTTTCAATCAGAAAAAAGAGAAATTATTGTCCATACTTCTGCGTAATCGCTATTGTCCTTGGGGTGTCGTTCTGCATAGGATTTCTCGCTACATCACTATTATAAACGAAGCTTGAACTTCCACCTCCACTCGTCACAAATTCTGGTGATTCCCATCTATCATCA
Protein-coding sequences here:
- a CDS encoding MraY family glycosyltransferase, giving the protein MNLKTTLGKIFYILVLLALLFLISPIGKELCCRTGVRWLYIVLVSFSLSYFLVPIISYIALKKQILDYPDQRKVHNAPTPLLGGIAVYVAFFFAIFSNFIFSAEVKGIIIAGTIILIIGTLDDINRGGISAKIKLAVQLLAVFVVIKSGVSLILFHETSLLGKMGNIFLTIFWIVGLTNAMNFFDGMDGLATGLSAIIASFLGIVAFQTNQPFFGWLAGGIFGACLGFLPYNFKLKKPASIFLGDSGSTFLGFTLACLAILGEWSDLNPIVSLTAPLLIFGVLIFDMSYITVTRLLTNKIKNFNDFIEYVGKDHLHHRLEALFRSKNKTVISIYFLSIALGLTAIVLRYARTVDAFILILQAIIILFIVTILERRGNELERRANRRG
- a CDS encoding pilus assembly PilX N-terminal domain-containing protein, with amino-acid sequence MKRSSYHIAKKFTLRVLKQKRGVALIASMMIMAALTILGLWAVTSSLIDNQITSNYRDHIQAFYNAEAGIEHAVNILKASTTSLDDLLLGSDGVPNTSDDGILSLGPSISFGSGAYEVRVKDNDDGDGDLFSDSDKMIVLASRGRVNNSNAVKTIGVGIKPAYIFNMGIFADERITISSNAKTDSYDSKLGVYGGSNIGSKGDVGTNGTSTSPAAVSLSSNAKIYGDAFIGEGGDPSSAISLSSNAEITGEKTAINEPVELPLMSAPSGLPSMGSISLSSNDQQIISGSGSYSSITLSSNSQLTIGGSGEVVISTGTLSLNSNTQLNVGSGVTSVTIFVSDSLSVSSNAKINSNTKDPTKMNIFGTDSLTNCSLSSNGGYFGTLYARNSDITVSSNVEIHGALIANRITLNSNARIHYDESLGRTGPSSGLMVSSWREEF
- a CDS encoding pilus assembly PilX N-terminal domain-containing protein — encoded protein: MKRSFCNIAKKFTLRVLKQKRGVALIASMMIMASLTLLGLWGVTSSLIDNMITINYRSNTESFYAAEAGIERAREYLRGLDFKTELIKAAGGDNQLVNSKDINSFPGDDIPIYSGQTIGGSSYTVYLTNDADDGVTNVNDTNDRITITSFGYGPSSSLSIVQGIIKKPEISFSSPAPIVLLGPGVQQFEPGNSNSFFINGNDTAGGESVPAIIVSNAQAEQSVADGCKPRCDQIQGAGQVIPSVAANPGAISQAGLDSIENLHNILEIMKAHADFTSTSDPGFNLGTEDNPSVVFIDGSFDSNSVNSKSGHGILVVTDTLTFRGDFNYNGVILVVGRGNFIRYGAGTGTINGSIIVADIDGLDGIPLNADDAFEPARFFTAGGGDSKINYNSDLINNPLKNDAPWLLALTQKY
- a CDS encoding DegT/DnrJ/EryC1/StrS aminotransferase family protein, which translates into the protein MKESIIPHSRPTLSETDIQVVSQVLKSGNIAQGEHVGNFEKSLSTFIGHKGGVATNSGSSALHLALLALKISKGDEVALPSFVCTAPLNAIKYVGAMPLLIDINHETMNMDFANLKRKINPETKAIILPHMFGLPADLDEIMEFDTPLIEDCAHSLGAKYVDERVGSFGILSIFSFYATKMISTGEGGMITSASLDLVENIKDLREYDKKEEWKVRYNYKMTDFQAAMGLSQISKLPEFVQKRRAIAKLYNQEFKDLPIETPKEYDDRSHVFYRYIIKVDKNLLGIRKRLMDEGIICERPVYKPLHQYLDNTECLSAQRTWNRSLSIPIYPSLTDNEIERIISSVKKIFL
- a CDS encoding HD domain-containing phosphohydrolase translates to MNDMKRHLKVDNELIIVFLLVVIIGLIYFLVPHQKVFLNFFYIPVLLGSYLFGKKHGTYSAFLSVLMVFSIAYFIPETFTDKNNISMSLSKWLDITTWGCFLIIVGYLMGALYEKKEKYNREIKKTYQGIITMLSLILDSVDQYTQNHSIRVAKYSEKIAKEAGLSNSEIEDIKIASLLHDLGKIGVSAEILHKIGKLSDEEKKEITGHTGNAKDILEPIGGRVLRILPLIINHHERQDGNGYNGLLGDSVPMGAKIIAVADVYDALTADRPYRKALSPLEVKEEIVKGSGTHFDPEVVKYFENVFPTLEIEEPALT